A single window of Gimesia chilikensis DNA harbors:
- a CDS encoding HAD-IIB family hydrolase, with translation MNAQTPHQPTTTPPLVIMTDLDGTLLDHDTYSYAPAIPVMERLKKAGIPLMLNTSKTAAELMSLRHELENSDPYVVENGSALYLPADFLAENSAQNSGDHVHILGAVRSEILTLIQKIRVDEKFLFTGFADMEVAEVIEYTGLSESAARQAMTREFSEPLIWQDSAHQLRKFEALIANHGLRLLRGGRFVHVIGACDKGKCLQWFRNWFASADQRVPRFVALGDSQNDVAMLKTADIAVIVRSSHHEPPDLEQQSAVIITDETGPQGWATALTQILDDEQI, from the coding sequence ATGAACGCCCAAACTCCCCATCAGCCGACTACTACGCCGCCACTCGTGATCATGACTGACCTGGATGGCACTCTGCTGGATCATGATACCTATTCCTATGCGCCCGCGATCCCTGTGATGGAACGTCTCAAGAAAGCCGGAATTCCTCTGATGCTCAATACGAGCAAAACGGCAGCGGAGCTGATGAGTTTGCGCCATGAACTGGAAAATTCAGATCCCTATGTTGTAGAAAATGGATCAGCGCTTTATCTGCCTGCCGACTTCCTGGCGGAGAACTCTGCACAAAATTCGGGAGACCATGTGCACATTCTGGGGGCAGTCCGCTCCGAAATTCTGACTTTGATTCAAAAAATCCGGGTGGATGAAAAATTCCTGTTTACCGGATTTGCAGATATGGAAGTCGCTGAAGTCATTGAATATACGGGGTTATCGGAAAGTGCAGCCCGACAGGCTATGACCCGTGAATTCTCCGAACCCCTGATTTGGCAGGACTCGGCACATCAATTGCGTAAGTTTGAAGCACTGATTGCCAATCATGGTCTACGGCTGCTGCGTGGCGGCCGGTTTGTGCATGTGATTGGTGCGTGTGACAAAGGAAAATGTCTGCAATGGTTTCGCAACTGGTTTGCATCGGCTGATCAACGTGTGCCCCGCTTTGTGGCGCTGGGTGACAGTCAGAATGATGTGGCCATGCTGAAAACAGCAGACATCGCGGTCATTGTGCGCTCTTCCCATCATGAACCTCCTGATCTTGAACAGCAGTCTGCGGTCATAATCACTGACGAAACCGGTCCACAAGGCTGGGCCACTGCGTTGACCCAAATACTGGATGACGAACAAATCTGA
- a CDS encoding glycosyl transferase, producing MGDFYQNGIITTLHNLSSRSLEEMEAELLQFSKIRPMSLVLPCLYSELEGPALDKIVTELAQVNYLQEIVIGLDRADENQYKHAIQFFSRLPQKHRILWNDGPRLQEVNTLLQNQGLAPNELGKGCNVWFCLGYVLAQGTASSVALHDCDILTYDRSMLARLIYPVANPSFNYQFCKGYYARVADNKMNGRVTRLLVTPLLRALKKILGSLDYLEYLDSYRYPLAGEFSFRTDVINDIRIPSDWGLEIGVLSEVKRNYSTNRLCQVDIADRYDHKHQQLSVDDAQAGLSKMSIDISKGIFRKLATNGVVFSTETFRSIKATYYRIALDFIETYRNDAIINGLALDVHNEEKAVELFAENVLKAGIHFLDNPMETPFIPSWNRVQSAVPDIFTRLCTAVDDDYREFA from the coding sequence ATGGGAGACTTCTACCAAAACGGAATTATTACGACCCTGCACAATCTCTCTTCCCGATCGCTGGAAGAGATGGAGGCGGAACTGCTCCAGTTTTCCAAAATCCGCCCCATGAGCCTGGTGCTTCCCTGTCTCTACAGCGAACTGGAAGGCCCGGCCCTCGATAAAATTGTTACGGAACTCGCACAGGTTAATTACCTGCAGGAAATTGTGATTGGCCTCGATCGGGCCGACGAAAATCAATATAAACATGCGATCCAGTTCTTCAGCCGCCTGCCTCAGAAACATCGCATTCTCTGGAACGACGGCCCCCGCCTGCAGGAAGTCAACACACTGCTGCAGAACCAGGGACTGGCACCCAACGAACTCGGAAAAGGCTGTAACGTCTGGTTCTGTCTCGGGTATGTCCTCGCACAGGGGACCGCGTCATCCGTCGCACTGCACGACTGCGATATTCTGACTTACGATCGCAGCATGCTCGCACGCTTGATCTACCCGGTCGCCAACCCGAGCTTCAACTACCAGTTCTGCAAAGGCTATTATGCCCGCGTGGCGGATAATAAAATGAACGGTCGCGTCACCCGACTGCTGGTGACTCCCCTGCTCCGTGCTTTGAAGAAAATTCTGGGTTCACTGGATTATCTTGAATATCTCGACAGCTACCGTTATCCGCTGGCCGGGGAGTTCTCGTTCCGTACCGATGTGATCAACGACATTCGCATTCCCAGTGACTGGGGGCTGGAAATCGGTGTACTCTCCGAAGTCAAACGCAATTACTCGACAAACCGTTTGTGCCAGGTTGATATCGCCGACCGCTACGATCACAAACATCAGCAACTCTCTGTCGATGACGCACAGGCAGGGCTTTCGAAAATGTCCATTGATATTTCGAAAGGGATCTTCCGTAAACTCGCCACCAATGGCGTTGTCTTTTCCACGGAAACCTTCCGCTCCATCAAGGCGACCTACTACCGGATCGCCCTCGACTTTATTGAAACCTATCGCAACGATGCCATCATTAATGGACTCGCACTGGATGTTCATAACGAGGAAAAAGCCGTTGAGCTGTTTGCAGAAAATGTGTTAAAAGCGGGGATTCACTTCCTGGATAACCCCATGGAAACGCCGTTTATCCCCAGTTGGAACCGCGTTCAGAGCGCGGTTCCCGACATCTTTACCCGTTTGTGTACCGCCGTTGACGATGATTACCGGGAGTTTGCCTGA
- a CDS encoding sugar phosphorylase: MTEPVAHSAISEYRFMVENHLKIIYPELDHAAFAQDLIDIMCPDGQCQTPETHQNHWDQRNVVMITYGDSLLAENEPPLQTLLHFSEKYLSNTINGIHILPFFPYSSDDGFSVIDYYQVNPTLGDWEDINAIAEKFQLMSDLVINHCSSQSEWFQQFKRGEFPGRDFFFCASPDDDLADVVRPRTNELLQRIDTPEGPRYVWCTFSHDQIDLNFAEPLLLKEVVKIVKLYLDHGVQIFRLDAIAFIWKVAGTTCLSLPETHEIVRLLRTLIQFVSPKALILTETNIPNRENLAYFGNSNEAHAIYNFSLPPLLVNAMLCGSCQHLKTWMMSMPPALHGTTYLNFIASHDGIGLRPAEGLMDDEEINQMVTMMEQFGGRISMRSLPGGGMRPYEINISLFDAMKGTIDGEDEWQIPRFLCAHAIMIALEGIPALYIHSFLGTHNDQEGVERTGHNRSINRHRWDYEQLQAVLADENFSHAHVFQGLCHLLQVRRRQPAFHPNATQFTLHLGDAVFAFWRQSMDRQQSIFALNNVSNTEQILPLSEINLIGTDSWIDLISGEIYSNLRAELVLKPYQVVWLTNMFERE; encoded by the coding sequence ATGACCGAACCTGTCGCGCACTCTGCCATCAGTGAATACCGTTTCATGGTCGAGAACCATCTCAAGATCATTTATCCCGAGCTGGACCATGCAGCGTTTGCCCAGGATCTAATCGACATCATGTGTCCGGACGGGCAGTGCCAGACGCCGGAAACACATCAGAATCACTGGGACCAGCGAAACGTCGTCATGATCACTTACGGCGACAGTCTGCTGGCAGAAAACGAGCCCCCCCTGCAGACCCTGCTCCATTTCTCGGAAAAATATCTCAGCAATACAATCAACGGCATTCATATTCTCCCCTTCTTCCCATATAGCTCTGATGATGGTTTTTCGGTGATCGATTACTATCAGGTGAATCCCACCCTCGGTGACTGGGAAGACATCAATGCCATCGCGGAAAAATTCCAGTTAATGTCGGATCTGGTCATCAATCATTGTTCGAGTCAGAGCGAATGGTTTCAACAGTTTAAACGTGGCGAATTTCCCGGCCGGGACTTTTTCTTCTGTGCCAGCCCGGACGACGATCTGGCCGATGTCGTTCGCCCCCGTACCAATGAACTGCTGCAGCGCATCGATACGCCGGAAGGACCGCGATACGTCTGGTGCACCTTCAGCCATGATCAGATTGACCTGAACTTCGCAGAGCCGCTGCTACTTAAAGAAGTGGTGAAGATTGTCAAACTTTACCTGGACCATGGTGTGCAGATTTTTCGCCTCGATGCGATCGCGTTCATCTGGAAAGTCGCAGGAACCACCTGTCTCAGCCTGCCCGAAACCCATGAAATCGTCCGCCTGCTGAGAACCCTGATCCAGTTTGTCTCCCCTAAAGCCCTGATTCTCACAGAAACCAATATTCCCAATCGCGAAAATCTGGCTTACTTCGGCAACTCGAACGAAGCCCATGCCATCTATAATTTTTCACTGCCCCCACTGCTGGTCAACGCCATGCTCTGCGGCAGCTGTCAGCATCTGAAGACCTGGATGATGAGTATGCCCCCTGCACTGCATGGTACGACTTATCTGAACTTCATCGCCTCTCACGATGGAATCGGCTTGCGACCGGCGGAAGGCCTGATGGACGATGAAGAGATCAACCAGATGGTCACCATGATGGAGCAGTTCGGCGGCCGCATCTCAATGCGTTCCCTTCCGGGTGGAGGCATGCGCCCTTACGAGATCAACATCTCTCTGTTTGACGCCATGAAAGGCACAATCGACGGAGAAGATGAATGGCAGATCCCTCGCTTCCTCTGTGCGCATGCCATCATGATTGCCCTGGAAGGCATCCCTGCCCTTTACATTCACAGCTTTCTGGGGACCCATAACGACCAGGAAGGCGTCGAACGCACGGGGCACAACCGCTCCATCAACCGGCATCGCTGGGACTATGAACAATTGCAGGCGGTTCTGGCCGATGAAAATTTCTCACACGCCCATGTCTTCCAGGGACTCTGCCATCTGCTTCAGGTTCGCAGACGTCAGCCCGCGTTCCATCCCAACGCGACCCAGTTCACTTTACATCTGGGGGATGCCGTCTTTGCTTTCTGGCGACAGAGCATGGATCGCCAGCAGAGTATTTTCGCGCTGAACAATGTGTCAAATACCGAGCAGATCCTGCCCCTCTCAGAGATCAACCTGATCGGCACCGATTCCTGGATCGATTTGATCAGCGGCGAAATCTATTCCAACCTCAGAGCAGAACTGGTACTCAAACCTTACCAGGTGGTCTGGTTGACGAATATGTTTGAGCGTGAGTAA
- a CDS encoding VOC family protein, with protein sequence MQSGTNTIQELVPLLFVEDVTHSVSFYRDQLGFEMTLNWEPEGKLSWCRLERDGVALMLQLACPDEDGTTEERSKGIGFFFLCEDAHAMYEELRGKGLDLEPPKVAFYGMNQLFLKDPDGYELCFQNPVPERMAE encoded by the coding sequence ATGCAGTCAGGCACCAACACCATTCAGGAACTGGTACCACTTCTGTTTGTGGAAGATGTCACGCATTCTGTCTCCTTTTATCGGGATCAACTCGGTTTCGAGATGACACTGAACTGGGAACCGGAGGGGAAACTGTCCTGGTGCCGGCTGGAACGGGATGGCGTGGCCCTAATGCTGCAACTGGCTTGCCCGGATGAAGACGGGACTACTGAGGAACGGAGCAAAGGGATCGGCTTCTTTTTTCTGTGTGAAGATGCACATGCCATGTATGAGGAACTGCGTGGCAAGGGGCTGGATCTGGAACCGCCCAAAGTGGCTTTCTACGGAATGAACCAGCTGTTTCTGAAAGATCCCGATGGTTATGAGCTCTGTTTTCAGAATCCGGTTCCTGAGAGAATGGCAGAGTAA
- a CDS encoding cupin domain-containing protein: MPQFIERPVVVEAAGNKPKQIEEFVGRVNTGDDAISIARMVSPGGWVEPAQTPDFQEMTVVLKGTLQVETHEGMFEVKAGQGIILEPGEWVRYSTPGAEGAEYIAVCTPAFSPDTVHRDEAS; this comes from the coding sequence ATGCCTCAATTCATTGAACGTCCAGTCGTAGTAGAAGCCGCCGGTAACAAACCCAAGCAGATTGAAGAGTTTGTGGGGCGAGTGAATACGGGAGACGACGCGATCAGCATCGCCCGTATGGTTTCTCCTGGTGGCTGGGTAGAGCCGGCGCAGACACCTGATTTTCAGGAAATGACTGTGGTTTTGAAAGGCACGCTGCAGGTTGAGACGCATGAGGGGATGTTTGAAGTCAAGGCGGGACAGGGGATTATACTGGAGCCCGGCGAGTGGGTTCGTTACAGTACACCTGGCGCGGAGGGAGCCGAATATATCGCGGTTTGTACGCCCGCCTTTTCGCCCGATACCGTCCATCGCGACGAGGCATCCTGA
- a CDS encoding type 1 glutamine amidotransferase domain-containing protein: MTDSLPLAGQKFLLFVGADYEDLELWYPKLRLEEAGAATTMAGLEANQTYLGKHGYPAESEATIESISSSDYQGVICAGGWMPDKLRRYEKVLSLLQEFHESEKLIAAICHGGWMPISAGIYQGVKVTGSPGIKDDLVNAGAIWEDAPVVVDRHFVCSRRPGDLPDFCRGILDVLLSK, from the coding sequence ATGACTGACTCACTCCCCCTCGCCGGACAGAAGTTTCTACTATTCGTAGGTGCGGACTACGAAGACCTCGAACTCTGGTACCCAAAGCTCCGTCTCGAAGAAGCGGGTGCAGCGACAACCATGGCGGGACTGGAGGCCAATCAGACCTACCTGGGGAAGCATGGTTATCCGGCAGAATCGGAAGCCACCATTGAGAGCATTTCATCCAGCGATTACCAAGGGGTAATCTGTGCCGGCGGCTGGATGCCCGATAAGCTCCGCCGCTATGAAAAGGTACTTTCACTCCTGCAGGAATTCCATGAAAGCGAAAAGCTGATCGCAGCCATCTGCCATGGTGGCTGGATGCCGATCTCTGCTGGCATCTATCAGGGTGTCAAAGTCACCGGTTCTCCCGGAATCAAAGACGACCTCGTCAATGCCGGCGCTATCTGGGAAGACGCACCGGTTGTCGTGGATCGACACTTTGTCTGCAGTCGTCGCCCCGGTGACCTCCCTGATTTCTGTCGCGGTATCCTCGACGTCTTACTGTCGAAGTAA
- a CDS encoding neutral/alkaline non-lysosomal ceramidase N-terminal domain-containing protein, whose amino-acid sequence MHAFRLLTTAVVFSISFSITHAEKTKTFSVGIAKVDITPEYPVPLSGYAARGSKLINQVEQHLWARAVAVEDQQGKPRVLITVDNCGVPAEVTKKVVANLKDKYEMTPSGVVICSTHTHSAPMLTDVLPNLFTKDLTKEEQAVIARYTQELAEKLTEVAKQAIQDSRPAHLEWGTGTATFAKNRRQITGPVDYEVPILVVKSLEGKRRAVLVSYACHCTTLGPVPFMSGDWAGCAVEGIETDFPECMAMVAIGCGADQNPKVRGEVQGAARVNGRGLADGVKQRLKTSLAPITGSLTTHSQEVKLPLATLPTEEEWKMLAQKPGITGYHAQKNLKRLAQGEALIDEIDYPVKSWVFGDDLAMVFLGGEVVVDYSLAIKSKYGEKVWVSSYANDVPCYIPSERVLQEGGYEGRNAMVWYDKPGPFAPGLEEKILKTVAAQVPADYKPAEDVSRTGGKRPLTPEESISRMNYADDLQVDVVAAEPLVVDPVAVEFGPDGKLWVVEMRDYPQGMDGNLKPGGVVKFLEDLDQDGTYDKATVFLEGLPFPTGLMVWKNGVLVCTAPDVIYAEDTDGDGKADINRKVLTGFATHNYQARVNSLAPGLDNWVYASGGLFGGIIKSFNGQTVNVTNRDFRFHPETGELEPVSGRTQQGRVRDDWGDWFGCRNGSLCVHYPVDEAYYRKNPYVVSPPAEVAVPRGDDASQLYPVGELVQFHLSGQRGRPTSACGLGLYRDVALGDPFYENAFVCEPVNQLVHRRVLKPEGVTFAGYRAKEEQEREFLTSTDNWFRPVQMRTAPDGSLYIVDMYRYLIEHPKFLSPESVQKLNVRAGETRGRIYRVTRKGQQLKSMPDLKQLSAAKVAGLMKSRNGTLRDMVQQELRLRGDKSAVPVLKQIAAEAEFPASRLQALCTLDALQGLDPELLQPRINDAHPGVRREAIRLSEPFLNESSPLAEAVLAQAKQEQDPSVILQLAYSLGDLKGDAATAALLKLMQQHADSVYIRSAVLTSFEPSRLASAIASLLPQVTANPKMLPVLNALTDMAIASKQPKVLNDLAVHLTAHAAESQQIPSWEWNLLAQLLQSPQVKQQGHSDAFQKQISALSQRARELVSDVAQSPEERVTSLEFVLSLKQNQQDLDFVADLLSPQTPLKLQIAALRNLIATQNPEALELVFENWKQFTPSLQAEVLNQFLLRESTTHALLKQVEQKQVQPAQIDLTNQQRLLEHKNSKIKEHAQKLFSAASSASREQVLKQYQSVDLKQGNLERGRQVFEKQCASCHRLDGKGHVVGPDLAALTDQSKSFLLTSILDPNKAVDGRYASYLAVTEDGKLNTGILVSEQSNSITLKAQKGKVLTILRAQIDELINSGKSLMPEGLEREIPPAAMADLIVYLQEHSAPVSYKYAGAVTPDASYPDDAQKPKLVDRMNGTPKFNDGQWVGFRFAGEQPQPRIELDLGKKMPLQSLRIVYGVNHEPGSIHAPRSVRVSFSNNGREFGNPVQFSEFDNHPDGLGLYEIDRRMIEITFPEQRGRFVRIDFQSAGRWLFLSEISLASTATSDQHQAVSVTSGATEQAAPEVDPVARIKSLVADVKVGTPDEYRNIPDIWRQAIATGKRNQADELHRLLAASLPDFGQSLECWQAVVIGGGVINGITIAGDWPRTKIENILKATPPLEVRWKQSLHAAVKMADDPKIKSGTRYDALRMVAMLDYEKCQQQLKRYLMDAKQAELQMGAVSGLGDINTPEVAQDLITALPKLTPRNRKLAVEALVRTEARTLMLLQALEKKELTAELVDAAVQQQLKMSGNAEIQKRAQTVFP is encoded by the coding sequence ATGCACGCCTTTCGCCTCTTAACGACGGCAGTGGTCTTCAGTATTTCTTTTTCGATCACTCACGCTGAAAAAACGAAAACATTTTCAGTAGGGATCGCCAAAGTCGATATCACTCCCGAGTATCCGGTCCCCTTAAGCGGATACGCCGCTCGTGGATCGAAGCTGATCAATCAGGTGGAACAGCATTTATGGGCACGTGCCGTTGCTGTTGAGGATCAACAGGGTAAGCCACGTGTGCTGATCACTGTTGATAACTGTGGTGTTCCCGCTGAGGTGACAAAAAAGGTTGTCGCGAATCTGAAAGATAAATATGAAATGACGCCATCCGGCGTTGTGATCTGTTCGACACACACCCATTCGGCCCCCATGCTGACTGATGTGTTGCCGAACCTGTTCACGAAAGATCTGACCAAAGAGGAGCAGGCAGTGATTGCCCGCTATACTCAGGAGTTGGCTGAGAAACTGACTGAGGTTGCAAAGCAGGCGATTCAGGATTCCCGCCCCGCACACCTGGAATGGGGAACCGGAACAGCCACCTTTGCCAAAAACCGCAGACAGATCACCGGGCCCGTCGATTATGAGGTGCCGATCCTGGTTGTGAAAAGTCTCGAGGGAAAGCGTCGCGCGGTTCTGGTGAGCTATGCCTGTCACTGTACTACATTAGGACCGGTCCCATTTATGTCAGGGGACTGGGCCGGGTGTGCTGTCGAAGGGATCGAAACCGATTTCCCGGAATGCATGGCAATGGTGGCCATTGGTTGTGGAGCCGATCAGAATCCCAAAGTCCGTGGCGAAGTTCAGGGAGCTGCCCGGGTGAATGGGCGGGGACTCGCCGATGGTGTCAAGCAGCGGTTGAAGACGAGTCTGGCACCGATTACTGGCAGCCTGACCACGCACAGCCAGGAAGTGAAACTCCCATTGGCGACTCTGCCGACAGAAGAAGAGTGGAAAATGCTGGCACAGAAGCCTGGCATCACGGGCTACCACGCTCAGAAAAATCTGAAACGACTGGCACAGGGCGAGGCTTTAATAGATGAGATCGACTATCCAGTGAAATCCTGGGTCTTCGGCGACGACCTGGCAATGGTGTTTCTTGGCGGAGAAGTGGTCGTCGATTACTCACTGGCGATCAAGAGTAAGTATGGAGAGAAAGTCTGGGTCTCCTCTTATGCGAATGATGTTCCCTGTTACATTCCGTCCGAACGCGTCCTGCAAGAAGGAGGCTACGAAGGGCGGAATGCGATGGTCTGGTATGACAAGCCGGGGCCGTTTGCACCGGGACTGGAAGAAAAAATACTCAAGACAGTGGCCGCTCAGGTTCCCGCTGACTACAAGCCTGCAGAAGATGTCAGCCGAACAGGCGGGAAACGACCACTGACTCCGGAAGAATCGATTTCCCGGATGAATTACGCAGATGACCTGCAGGTCGATGTGGTCGCAGCCGAGCCATTGGTAGTCGATCCGGTGGCAGTGGAGTTCGGACCGGATGGAAAACTGTGGGTTGTGGAAATGCGAGACTATCCGCAGGGGATGGACGGCAATCTCAAACCGGGGGGCGTGGTCAAATTTCTGGAAGACCTCGATCAGGACGGGACCTATGATAAAGCGACCGTGTTTCTGGAAGGGCTGCCGTTTCCCACCGGACTGATGGTCTGGAAAAACGGAGTGCTGGTCTGTACTGCTCCTGATGTGATATATGCGGAAGACACAGATGGCGACGGGAAAGCAGACATCAACCGCAAGGTGCTCACTGGTTTTGCAACCCATAACTATCAGGCACGAGTCAACAGTCTGGCACCGGGCCTGGATAACTGGGTCTATGCTTCCGGGGGGCTTTTTGGCGGGATCATCAAATCGTTCAACGGCCAGACCGTTAATGTGACCAATCGGGATTTTCGCTTTCATCCTGAGACGGGGGAACTGGAGCCGGTCAGTGGACGAACCCAGCAGGGGCGTGTCCGCGATGACTGGGGAGACTGGTTTGGTTGTCGGAATGGCAGTCTGTGTGTGCATTATCCCGTGGATGAAGCTTACTATCGTAAAAATCCGTATGTGGTTTCACCGCCGGCTGAAGTGGCCGTACCTCGCGGTGATGACGCCAGTCAGTTATATCCGGTCGGGGAACTGGTTCAGTTCCATCTGAGTGGACAGCGCGGCCGACCGACGTCTGCCTGTGGACTGGGGCTCTATCGCGATGTCGCACTGGGCGATCCCTTTTATGAAAATGCGTTTGTCTGTGAACCAGTGAATCAGCTGGTGCATCGTCGCGTCTTGAAACCAGAGGGAGTGACATTCGCCGGTTACCGGGCAAAAGAAGAGCAGGAGCGTGAATTTCTGACATCGACCGATAACTGGTTTCGTCCCGTTCAGATGCGAACGGCTCCCGATGGCTCGCTGTACATCGTCGATATGTACCGTTATCTGATTGAGCATCCCAAGTTTCTCTCCCCGGAGTCCGTACAGAAACTGAATGTCCGCGCGGGCGAGACACGGGGGCGGATCTATCGTGTGACACGCAAGGGGCAACAGCTCAAATCCATGCCGGATCTGAAACAGCTCAGTGCTGCGAAGGTCGCAGGTTTGATGAAAAGCAGGAATGGTACTCTGCGTGATATGGTCCAGCAGGAACTTCGCTTACGCGGAGATAAGAGTGCTGTTCCTGTCTTGAAACAGATCGCAGCAGAGGCCGAGTTCCCCGCCTCACGCTTACAGGCATTGTGCACACTGGATGCATTACAGGGACTTGATCCGGAATTGTTACAACCGCGGATTAACGATGCTCATCCGGGAGTCCGCCGCGAAGCGATTCGACTGTCGGAACCATTTCTGAATGAATCTTCTCCGCTGGCAGAAGCGGTATTGGCACAGGCGAAGCAGGAACAGGATCCGTCTGTGATTCTGCAACTGGCTTACTCTCTTGGTGATTTAAAAGGAGACGCCGCGACGGCAGCGTTGTTGAAATTGATGCAGCAGCATGCCGACAGTGTTTATATTCGGTCTGCAGTACTGACGAGTTTTGAACCGAGTCGACTGGCATCCGCAATCGCATCACTTTTGCCTCAGGTGACAGCCAATCCGAAGATGCTGCCGGTACTTAATGCACTGACCGATATGGCAATCGCTTCGAAGCAGCCCAAGGTCTTGAATGACCTGGCTGTCCATCTGACAGCGCATGCTGCTGAAAGTCAGCAGATTCCGAGTTGGGAATGGAACCTGCTTGCTCAGTTACTGCAGTCGCCTCAGGTGAAACAGCAGGGCCATTCGGATGCATTTCAGAAACAGATCTCGGCTTTGAGTCAGCGTGCCCGTGAGCTGGTATCTGATGTCGCTCAGTCTCCGGAAGAACGGGTAACTTCCCTGGAGTTTGTGTTAAGCCTGAAACAGAATCAGCAGGACCTCGATTTTGTTGCCGATCTACTCTCTCCGCAGACACCATTGAAGCTGCAGATCGCTGCATTGAGAAACCTGATCGCCACCCAGAATCCAGAGGCACTGGAGTTGGTGTTCGAAAACTGGAAGCAGTTCACACCTTCATTGCAGGCAGAAGTTCTCAATCAGTTTCTCCTGCGGGAATCGACGACTCACGCACTGCTGAAGCAGGTTGAACAGAAGCAGGTGCAACCTGCCCAGATTGATCTGACGAATCAGCAGCGACTGCTCGAGCATAAGAATTCCAAGATTAAAGAGCACGCGCAGAAACTGTTTTCCGCGGCCAGCAGTGCCAGTCGCGAACAGGTACTGAAGCAGTATCAGTCGGTTGATCTGAAACAGGGGAACCTGGAACGGGGGCGGCAGGTCTTTGAGAAGCAGTGTGCCAGCTGTCATCGCCTGGATGGCAAAGGCCATGTGGTCGGTCCTGACCTGGCGGCACTGACGGATCAATCCAAGTCATTTTTGCTGACCTCGATTCTGGATCCGAATAAAGCTGTCGACGGTCGTTATGCTTCCTATCTGGCGGTAACGGAAGATGGAAAACTCAATACGGGGATTCTGGTTTCCGAGCAGAGTAACAGTATCACGCTGAAAGCGCAGAAGGGAAAAGTGCTGACGATTCTGAGAGCCCAGATTGACGAGTTGATCAATTCGGGTAAGTCACTTATGCCCGAGGGGCTGGAACGGGAAATTCCTCCCGCAGCAATGGCGGATCTGATTGTCTATCTCCAGGAACACAGTGCCCCCGTGAGCTACAAGTACGCGGGAGCGGTGACTCCGGATGCCAGTTATCCCGATGATGCACAGAAGCCGAAGCTGGTCGATCGGATGAACGGAACTCCCAAATTCAATGACGGCCAATGGGTCGGGTTCCGCTTCGCTGGCGAGCAGCCGCAGCCGCGAATTGAACTGGATCTGGGGAAAAAGATGCCTCTGCAGTCGTTGCGGATCGTGTATGGCGTCAATCATGAACCGGGATCAATACATGCTCCGCGATCAGTAAGGGTCTCCTTCAGCAACAACGGGCGTGAGTTTGGTAATCCGGTACAGTTTTCGGAATTCGATAACCACCCGGATGGACTGGGGCTGTATGAAATTGATCGACGCATGATTGAAATCACGTTCCCGGAACAACGGGGACGGTTTGTACGCATTGATTTTCAAAGCGCTGGTCGCTGGCTGTTTCTTTCAGAAATCTCGCTGGCCAGTACCGCTACCAGCGATCAGCATCAGGCGGTATCCGTTACATCCGGTGCTACAGAACAGGCTGCTCCTGAAGTCGATCCAGTGGCCCGAATCAAGTCACTGGTGGCGGATGTTAAAGTTGGTACCCCTGATGAATATCGTAACATTCCCGATATCTGGAGACAGGCGATTGCTACCGGAAAACGAAACCAGGCGGATGAACTGCATCGGTTACTGGCTGCTTCACTGCCGGACTTCGGGCAGTCGCTGGAGTGCTGGCAGGCCGTGGTGATTGGCGGCGGTGTGATCAACGGGATCACAATCGCCGGCGACTGGCCACGAACGAAAATCGAAAACATTCTCAAAGCCACTCCTCCGCTGGAAGTTCGCTGGAAGCAGTCGCTGCATGCTGCAGTCAAGATGGCCGATGATCCCAAAATCAAATCGGGTACCCGCTATGATGCACTGCGCATGGTGGCTATGCTCGACTACGAGAAATGTCAGCAGCAGTTGAAACGTTACCTGATGGATGCGAAGCAGGCCGAATTGCAGATGGGGGCCGTCAGTGGACTGGGAGACATCAATACCCCGGAAGTGGCTCAGGATCTGATCACCGCGCTGCCGAAATTGACACCGCGGAATCGGAAGCTCGCCGTCGAGGCTCTCGTCAGAACAGAGGCCCGCACGTTGATGCTGCTGCAGGCGCTGGAGAAAAAAGAGCTGACTGCCGAACTGGTGGATGCCGCAGTTCAGCAGCAGCTGAAAATGTCAGGGAATGCCGAGATTCAGAAACGGGCACAGACCGTCTTTCCCTGA